Sequence from the Streptomyces mobaraensis NBRC 13819 = DSM 40847 genome:
CTTGATCGCGACCGGGCCCTCGGGCCCCTCGCCGAGCCACACCGTTCCGGCGCTGCCGCGGCCGAGGACCTGGTGGGCGGTGTACCGGCTGCCGATCTTCCGTGCCAAGACTGTTCCCCGACTCCTCCGACATCCGACAGGCGCGTCACCGACAACCTACGCGGCCGAGGGGATGCTAGGGGCACCGGCCGGTGCCGGACCCCGATTCCGCGGCACAAGCCACCCTACGGGTGGCGACCCGTTCCGGACCCCGGTCGTCCGCCGGTCGTCCGCCGACCGTCCGCCGGTCGCGTTCCGCCCGGGGTCATCCGTTCCGGATCATGCCTTCGATCCCAGCTCGGACACCCAGTCCTTGACCTTGGAGATCCAGTCCGATGCGGCGTCCCAGAAGTTCTTGCCGTCGGCGACCCAGTCCTTCAGCGGGGTGAACTCCCACACCGCCCAGGAGCCGATGACCAGGATGACGATCACAAAAAGGCAGCCCTTGAGGCACCCGAGACCAGGGATGCGCATGGGGTTCGCGCTGCGCTGCCGGGGCGGGCGGGGCTCGCGCCGGGGCGCGGGCTCCGGCTCGGGGGGCGCGTACCGCTGCGGCTCGGGCGCCGGCGCGGGCTGCTGCCGGCGCGGCTCGGGGCGACGGCGCTCGGGCCGCTGGGGGGCCGGCCGCTGAGGCGCGGCCTGCCGCTGCTGTTGCGGCTGCTGCGGCGGGTACTGCTGCGCCTGCTGGGGGTACGGCGGCTGCTGGGGGTTGGGGTACGGCGGGTTCGCGTAACCCTGCTGGTCCGGGTAGCCCTGCTGCGGGTACGGCGGCTGGTGGGGCTGCTGGTACGGCTGCTGCGGGGCCGGGCGCCGGGTGGGGCGCCGGCGCAGCGGGTCCTCGCTAGGGTCGAGGTACTGGACCTGCGTCTGGTCGTTGCGGTCGCGGGCCGCGCGCAGCTGCGTCTGCCAGGGGTGCGGGCCGTCGGCCTGCTGCTGGTCGGGGCCGACGGGCGGCATGGCGCGCGTCGGGTCCGCCCCGCCGTACCCACCGGAGCCGGTGGGCATGATCCGGGTGCCGTCGGGGCCCGGCGCGGAGCCGGTGGGCAGGATCTGGGTCGGACCGGCGTCCGGGCCCGGCGCGGTGCTGGGCAGCACGCTGGTCGCCGCGTTCGGGTCGTACGCGCCCGGGCCCTGGCCGGCCGACGGGTCGACGGTCGGTGGCAGCACCTGGGTGGGGTCCGCGTCGCCGAAGCCGGCACCGGGCCCGCCCTGCTGACCCGCCAGGCCCGTACCGGGCACCGGGGCCGGCTGCGGGTCCGGGGCGAGCAGCGCGGCGACGCCGAGCGCCGCCTCGGCCTGGGCGGGGCTGGCGTGCACGCCGACACCGGCGGCCACCACGCGCAGGGCGCGGGCCAGGTTCTCGGCGCTCGGCCGTTCCTCCGGGCGCTTGCGGAGACAGCGTTCGATGACCGTCCACAGCGGCTCGGGGACGGTGGTGGGGCGGCGCGGCTCGGCGCTCAGATGCTGGTGCAGCACCTCCAGGGCGGTCGCTCCGGCGAACGGCGGACGGCCGGTGACCAGCTCGTACAGCAGGATGCCTGCGCCGTAGATGTCGACGGCGGAGGTCTGCGGGCGGCCCTCGGCGGACTCCGGCGCGACGTACGCCGGGGTGCCGACGAACTCGTGGGTGCGCGTCAGGCCGGGCGAGTCCGCGAGGCGCGCGATGCCGAAGTCCGTGAGCATCGGGTGCATCCGGCCGTCCTCGTTCTTCAGGAGGACGTTGGCCGGCTTGAGGTCGCGGTGGACGATGCCGTCGGCGTGGCTGGCCGCCAGGGCGTCGGCGATCTGGGCGGTCAGCAGGGCCGCGGCCACCGGGGTGAACGGGCCGTTCTCCCGCAGGTAGCGGTGCAGGTCCGGGCCGTCGACCAGGTCCATCACCAGGGCCAGCAGGTCGCCTTCCACGACGAGGTCGCGGGTGCGGACGATGTTGGGGTGGGTGAGCCGCAGCAGCACGGAACGCTCGCGCAGGAAGCGCATGACGACGTCCGCGTCGTTGGCCAGCTCCTCCTTGAGCACCTTGATGGCGACGGTCTCGCCGGGCTGTCCGGCGACGGCCGCCTCGGCACCCGCCGCCTCCCTCTGGCTCGCCCGCCAGACGGTGCCCGTCGCTCCGCGTCCGAGCGGCTCTTCGAGCAGGTATTTGCTGCCTACCGGCCGCACGTCATGCGCTCCCTGGTCGTGTGCTCCGGCCCGGTGGCCGGCCCGCGGTCGTGCCGCGAACCGGATGCCGGGCCGCCTCTTCGTTCCGGTTTCTTCCCGGAATCGCCGGTTGTTCCCGGTTTTCCGGTCAGCCGGTTCTCCGGTTCCGCCCGGCCTTCCGGCTCCCGGTCTCCCGGGGGCCGGCCCTCCGGCCCACTGTAGTGCGGCCCCACGCGCCGCCGTCCTGGCGAATCGGTGGGGCATGAGGGAAAGACGCACCGCCGGGACGGTTGGTTGCCACGGGCGGCGGAGGGAGTTCCGGCGGCGCGTCGGCGGATGCCGGCGGGCATCGGCGGACGTCAGCGGACGCAGCCGGGGGTCGGCAGGCGTCGAGCGGACGCCGAGAGGGGCCGGCAGACGTCGACAGCCAAAGGAAAGCGAAGAAGAAAGGAAGGAAACACCCGGATGACCGAACGCCCCTCGATCACTATCGGACGTTTTCGTCATCACACCGTGCGGTCCGACCGGTTTTCAAGATCACGAATCGGCCTGCGCCGGGCGGGCTGTCAGTGGCAGGTGCGAGGATGCTCGCAGCACGGTGCGGTGGGGGCGGAGCCGAGGCCCCGCGCTCCGTGGTGACCTGTACGTGCCGAAGCGCCCGTGCGGCCGGTGGGGGAGCGTCCTGCCCCTGTCGGCGCGCCAGGGCAGGAAGGGACTGTGGACGCCGATGCAGATCCGGCTGACCGTCCTCGGGCCGTCGCTCGGCGGCCACGCCGCGCACGCCTGCGACGTTCTGGTGACCGCCCCGGCGGGCACCGCCCTCGCCGGCGTGACCAGCGGCCTGGCCGCCGTTCTGGCCGCGGCCGGTTCCGACCTCGGTACCGGAGCCGTCGCCGTCTACGCGGGCGCCGAGCGGCTGGACGCCCAGCGCTGTGCGCTGGGCGAGCCCCCGCTGATCGACGGCGCGGTGCTCTCCCTCGGCGCCCCCGCCGATCCCGAGCGGCACCCCACCACACCCCTCGCCCTGCTGGCGGAGACCACCGCCCGGCTCCACGTGGTCTCCGGGCCGGACGCGGGCGGGGTGCACCTGCTGCACGGCGGCGAGGTCCGCGTCGGCCGCTCCTCGGCGGCCGACATCCCGGTGGACGACCCGGACGTCTCCCGGCTGCACTGCGCGGTCACCCTGGGCGACGACGGCCGCGTGACCCTCCACGACCTCGGTTCGACCAACGGCACCACCCTGGACGCGACCCCGGTCGACGAACGGCCCGTGCCGTTCCGCCCCGGGGCACTGCTCCGCGCGGGCGAATCGACCCTCGTCTTGCACGGTCCCGACGGCACGGACGGCCGCTCCGCCCATACCGCCGCCGCACCCGGCGGAACGGCGGGGGAGCCCGGCTCGCCCTTGCTCCTGCCCACCTCACCCGACGGCGAGGGACACCTTCGGGTGACGCCCCGAGCACACCGTCCGACGGCCGTCACCCGGACGGATGCTCCCGGGGCCCGGGGCGCGGACACGGGCCACCGTCCGGGTGGGCACGCGGCGACCGGCATGGGCGGGACAGCCGCGACTGCCGGGATCACCAGGGCTGCCGGGGCCGCTGTGACGCACGCGCCGCCGCGTGCCGCCGCGGGTGCTGCGAGTGCTGCGATTGCCGGGGCGGCCGGGGGGAGCGCGCCGGTGCTGCCCGACGGGCGGTCCGCCGACACGGGGACGGACGCGCGCGGGGACGCGCAGGAGCACGCGGCGACGCCCGGCCGCACCGCGCGCTCCGCTGGTACCGCCGCGATGGGTACGGGCGTTGGAACACACGACCTGCCGCACGGCGGCACCGGCTCCGCACCGGCCACGCCCGGCGGGCAACCCGCCGCCGCCTTGGGAGCGGACACGCCTGAAGACGCGCGGGAACGTACGGAGACACTCGGCCGCGCTCCGCATCCCGCCGGGACCGCCGGGACCGCCGGGACCGCCGGGACCGCCGGGACCGCCGGGACCGCCGGGACCGCCGGGACCGCCGGGACCGCCGGGACCGCCGGGACCGCCGGGACCGCCGGGACCGCCGGGACCGCCGGGACCGCCGGGACCGCCGGGACCGCCGGGACCGCCGGGACCGCCGGGACCGCCGGGACCGCCGGGACCGCCGGGACCGCCGGGACCGCCGGGACCGCCGGGACCGCCGGGACCGCGAGTGGAACGGCGTTCGCCGGGGCGGGTTTCGCCGATTCCCTGCCGAATCCCCGCCCCCGCACCACCGGTTCCCAGAGCGACCACGGCCCCGGCACGGCGCAGTTGTCCGTAACCGCCGGCACGCCTCACGGGCCCCGTGCCGCCGACTCGGCGCCCGGCACGCGGCCCGCCACCGCCCGCACGGACGCCGGCTCGCGGCCCGGCGCGCGCGGTGACACGGCGGCCGAAGCCGGGCACAACCTCGCGGCGGGCACCGGGGACGGCCGGCCGCAGACCGCGGCGGGGCGCCTGCCCGGCGAGGACCACGGCACACACGGCCGCGGAGTGGCGGTGCACGCCCAACGGCACCTCGCTGCCGAGCACTTCGGAGGTTCCCGGAGGGAAACCGCCGAAACGGCGGCATACCCGACCCAGGGACGGGGGCGCGGTACCCGCGACGGCGCGACGACCGCACCGGACGCCCCCCGCGAGGACCTGCTCGCACCGGACGAGGTACGTGAGGCGAGCCGCACAGGAGTGACGCCCGGGGC
This genomic interval carries:
- a CDS encoding serine/threonine-protein kinase, which translates into the protein MRPVGSKYLLEEPLGRGATGTVWRASQREAAGAEAAVAGQPGETVAIKVLKEELANDADVVMRFLRERSVLLRLTHPNIVRTRDLVVEGDLLALVMDLVDGPDLHRYLRENGPFTPVAAALLTAQIADALAASHADGIVHRDLKPANVLLKNEDGRMHPMLTDFGIARLADSPGLTRTHEFVGTPAYVAPESAEGRPQTSAVDIYGAGILLYELVTGRPPFAGATALEVLHQHLSAEPRRPTTVPEPLWTVIERCLRKRPEERPSAENLARALRVVAAGVGVHASPAQAEAALGVAALLAPDPQPAPVPGTGLAGQQGGPGAGFGDADPTQVLPPTVDPSAGQGPGAYDPNAATSVLPSTAPGPDAGPTQILPTGSAPGPDGTRIMPTGSGGYGGADPTRAMPPVGPDQQQADGPHPWQTQLRAARDRNDQTQVQYLDPSEDPLRRRPTRRPAPQQPYQQPHQPPYPQQGYPDQQGYANPPYPNPQQPPYPQQAQQYPPQQPQQQRQAAPQRPAPQRPERRRPEPRRQQPAPAPEPQRYAPPEPEPAPRREPRPPRQRSANPMRIPGLGCLKGCLFVIVILVIGSWAVWEFTPLKDWVADGKNFWDAASDWISKVKDWVSELGSKA